Proteins encoded together in one Rubripirellula reticaptiva window:
- a CDS encoding SgcJ/EcaC family oxidoreductase, with protein MKKLFAIYIASLIVFVPAAAAEPASGDMKAISNAVEGYVKDFNDGNVAGIASRWMENGQVTDSEGNVTKGRDKLSEQLSAYFAEVKDPKLSVDVKSIEMISPNVARETGVSTIFASEQVLERTDYVAVHVKIESGWKIDSIIESTHVDAAPSNYEHLKNLEWMIGTWSAGDEQSSITTTCRWSKNQNFIIRSFEVQDGAEDSFEGTQVVGWDPVNEAIRSWTFDSDGGYAAGRWKIEDGRYLESSKSILADGRVGSSTHIYQLGSDGSVSYQAIARQVDDELLPSVGPVTLNRGE; from the coding sequence ATGAAAAAACTATTCGCCATCTACATCGCATCGCTGATTGTTTTCGTTCCCGCTGCGGCGGCCGAACCCGCAAGCGGCGACATGAAAGCCATTTCCAATGCCGTCGAAGGCTACGTAAAGGACTTCAACGACGGTAACGTTGCCGGCATCGCTTCCCGTTGGATGGAAAACGGGCAAGTGACCGATTCTGAAGGGAATGTTACGAAGGGCCGCGACAAATTGTCGGAGCAATTGAGTGCGTACTTTGCAGAAGTAAAGGATCCAAAGCTCTCTGTTGATGTGAAGTCGATTGAGATGATCTCGCCGAACGTTGCTCGCGAGACGGGTGTATCAACGATTTTTGCGTCAGAGCAAGTACTCGAACGTACGGACTATGTTGCCGTGCATGTCAAAATAGAGAGTGGATGGAAAATTGATTCGATCATTGAGAGCACGCACGTCGATGCGGCGCCGTCGAATTACGAACATCTGAAAAACCTAGAATGGATGATTGGAACGTGGAGTGCCGGCGACGAGCAGTCATCGATCACGACGACATGCCGCTGGTCAAAGAATCAGAACTTCATCATCCGCTCTTTTGAAGTGCAAGATGGAGCAGAAGACAGTTTCGAAGGGACGCAGGTCGTCGGATGGGATCCTGTTAATGAGGCGATCCGCTCATGGACGTTTGACTCCGATGGAGGATACGCTGCAGGTCGATGGAAGATCGAAGACGGTCGCTATCTCGAGAGTTCCAAAAGCATTCTCGCGGATGGCCGGGTGGGGTCTTCCACTCATATTTACCAACTGGGGAGCGATGGTTCGGTTAGCTACCAAGCTATCGCCAGGCAGGTGGATGACGAACTGTTGCCAAGCGTAGGCCCAGTTACGCTGAATCGCGGTGAGTGA
- a CDS encoding alpha/beta hydrolase — protein sequence MKEQLVQYKKSFSFVGLMLAALFFAASVTPSLLPRTYLVQGILSGFALAIGYTVGVLAVWVYQFFEFREPAGRTQLIAKRITVGVVALLFVGFLWRMTFWQNSIRGLMGMEDLETAYPYRTAAIAVVLGAILVSLARAFVAASGFVAGKLNHILPRKVATATAFVSVGLVVLFLSNDLVAKNLLSVADSFFAKLDERSDDEVKPPTNETMTGSEASLVNWDSIGRQGKNFLALGPTQAEISDFIGEEAERPVRVYAGVRSRPTMRGRAKLALEELKRVGGFDRSVLIVATPTGTGWLDPSAVDTVEYLHGGDTAIVSIQYSYLPSWITILVDPQRSIDSAQALFDEVYGYWKTLPKDGRPRLYLHGLSLGSLGSEESADLLTVFEDPIDGALWSGPPFPSKQWKSVVRNRNPESPAWLPTFRDGRLLRFTAQENSLEPGKEWGPMRDAYIQYSSDPMVWFSPSLAWSRPAWLTDPPGPDVSPYLRWYPIITFLQIGFDLPMATTVPIGHGHNYAPSSYIDGWVAVTQSEYASPSQIKSLKDVFRNKGVPKP from the coding sequence ATGAAAGAACAACTGGTCCAATACAAAAAATCTTTCTCCTTTGTCGGATTAATGCTGGCGGCACTGTTCTTTGCTGCTTCGGTGACGCCGTCTTTGTTGCCGCGAACGTACTTGGTGCAGGGGATTCTATCTGGTTTTGCGTTGGCGATCGGATACACGGTTGGTGTGTTGGCGGTGTGGGTCTATCAGTTTTTCGAATTCCGTGAACCTGCCGGTCGCACTCAGTTGATCGCCAAGCGGATCACCGTTGGCGTCGTGGCGTTGTTATTCGTTGGTTTCCTTTGGCGCATGACGTTTTGGCAAAATTCGATTCGTGGCCTAATGGGAATGGAGGACTTGGAGACTGCCTATCCGTATCGCACCGCCGCGATTGCGGTTGTTCTGGGGGCTATCTTGGTATCTCTTGCGCGAGCGTTTGTCGCTGCGAGCGGATTCGTCGCGGGCAAGCTCAATCACATCTTGCCGCGTAAGGTGGCGACCGCCACTGCGTTCGTCAGCGTTGGGTTGGTGGTGTTGTTCCTTTCGAATGACTTGGTCGCAAAGAACTTGTTGTCAGTCGCCGATTCGTTCTTCGCCAAATTAGATGAACGAAGCGATGACGAAGTCAAACCGCCAACCAACGAAACCATGACCGGAAGCGAAGCCTCGCTCGTGAATTGGGATTCGATCGGTCGCCAAGGCAAGAACTTCCTGGCTCTCGGTCCGACACAGGCCGAGATCTCGGACTTCATTGGCGAAGAAGCCGAACGTCCGGTTCGTGTATACGCCGGAGTGCGATCGCGCCCCACGATGCGTGGGCGCGCCAAACTAGCGTTGGAAGAACTCAAACGCGTTGGTGGCTTTGATCGCTCGGTCCTGATCGTAGCCACGCCGACGGGGACAGGTTGGCTTGATCCATCGGCGGTCGACACGGTCGAGTACCTACACGGTGGCGACACGGCGATCGTCAGCATTCAATATTCCTACTTGCCAAGTTGGATCACGATTTTGGTCGACCCGCAGCGTTCGATCGATTCGGCCCAGGCTTTGTTTGATGAGGTCTACGGTTACTGGAAAACGCTTCCCAAGGACGGCCGGCCACGACTTTATCTACATGGTTTGAGCCTTGGGTCACTGGGTTCGGAAGAGTCCGCCGATCTGCTGACGGTCTTTGAAGACCCGATCGACGGTGCCCTATGGAGCGGGCCGCCGTTTCCGAGCAAGCAATGGAAGTCCGTCGTGCGCAATCGCAATCCCGAAAGTCCCGCTTGGTTGCCAACATTCCGCGACGGAAGACTGCTCCGATTCACCGCGCAAGAAAACTCGCTGGAACCAGGCAAAGAGTGGGGGCCGATGAGAGACGCGTACATTCAGTACTCAAGCGATCCAATGGTTTGGTTTTCGCCCAGCCTGGCGTGGAGTCGTCCCGCTTGGTTGACTGATCCTCCGGGGCCGGATGTGTCGCCGTACTTGCGTTGGTATCCGATCATCACATTCTTGCAAATTGGATTTGACCTTCCCATGGCGACAACGGTTCCGATCGGCCACGGTCACAACTACGCACCATCGAGTTACATCGACGGCTGGGTGGCGGTGACGCAATCCGAATACGCGTCACCCTCGCAAATCAAATCTTTGAAAGATGTGTTCCGCAACAAAGGCGTTCCAAAGCCATGA